A genomic region of Saccopteryx bilineata isolate mSacBil1 chromosome 1, mSacBil1_pri_phased_curated, whole genome shotgun sequence contains the following coding sequences:
- the MAP1S gene encoding microtubule-associated protein 1S isoform X2, translating to MAVAVAEAAAEAAGPWAAEAPSSLLLVVGGECSCPGLLNYVLEELERGLRSWDIDPSICSLDEQLKVFVSRHSATFSSIVKGQRSLHHRGDTLDTLVLLNPSDKSLCDELRNLLLDPAPHKLLVLAGPCLEETGELLLQTGGFSPHHFLQVLGDKEIRDLLASMPQHADLPKLTITCPTFGNWAQLAHEVSGLQGVLWLQLNPPVQRLAYEGLREFLEYVAESLELPSPFELLEPPSSVGFLRLARPCCYIFPGGLGDAAFFAVNGFTMLVNGGSNPKSSFWKLVRHLDRVDAVLVTHAGADSLPGLNSLLRRKLAECEEAAAGEGSGDDRLRRLISPGLGVVFLNARGATSRLVRGEDEAELARSLLARLGIEPLPLSRGPMPAEPTVLFQKMGVGRLDMYVLHPPSAGVECTLASVCALLVWHPTGPTEKVVRVLFPGCTPPARLLDSLVRLQHLGFLREPVVTPQDLTGPRRTQSKESVSSRDSLRREGRTIVPSRPAQERPGVARNEPPRAEAPRRAEKEARHLREVKKNPKPSAPRTQPRELLRASSTVVSSKKTSAQAAPRPRRAPNSHRLGSGVPLAGNGPRSPPRFRCGEASPPTEVCSSPVPQLVATPSQGSSLELGLSSTGKDSGSFKTQEQLVASGTLPPCTPPAEAHQGPAQGSRRLSLSPLRGGEAGLDASPTVTTPSLPAEVGSPHSTEVDESLSVSFEQVLPPPPVPMSEAGLSLQFRGPRVRRSASPHDVDLCLVSPCEFEHRKAMPLAPAPTSPGSSNDSSVRSQEPAGALRAEETPPTSVSESLPTLSDSDPLPAAPGTADSDEDMEGFGVSRHNPLPDPLKVPPPLPTPPGICMVDPELLPPEQARLTENLGRTRKSLVRPTPSTATSKPTPVISAKTKGLAGGNRASRPLSARSESSDKGGQTLLSRKSSVTKTTTRGPSGSTSSRPGGLEASPGSPVYLDLAYLPSGSSICQVDEEFFRRVRALCYVISGQDQHKEEGMRAVLDALLAGKQQWDRDLQVTLIPTFDSMAMHEWYEETHARHQALGITVLGSNSTVSMQDEAFPACKVEF from the exons GCCAGCGCAGCCTGCACCACCGAGGAGACACTCTGGATACCctcgtcctcctgaacccatcagACAAGTCCCTATGTGATGAG CTTCGGAACCTACTCCTGGACCCTGCCCCTCATAAGCTTCTGGTGCTGGCTGGGCCCTGCTTGGAGGAGACAGGGGAACTGCTTCTTCAGACTGGGGGCTTCTCACCCCACCACTTCCTCCAGGTCCTGGGGGACAAAGAG ATCAGGGATCTCCTGGCTTCTATGCCCCAACATGCAGACCTGCCCAAGCTCACCATCACCTGCCCAACCTTCGGCAACTGGGCCCAACTGGCACATGAAGTGTCTGGCCTCCAGGGTGTGCTCTGGCTGCAGCTGAACCCACCAGTGCAGCGGCTGGCCTATGAGGGCCTACGTGAGTTCCTGGAGTATGTGGCTGAATCACTGGAACTACCATCCCCCTTCGAGCTGCTTGAGCCACCGTCGTCTGTGGGCTTCCTCAGGCTCGCCCGGCCTTGCTGCTACATCTTTCCTGGTGGCCTTGGGGATGCCGCCTTCTTTGCTGTCAATGGTTTCACCATGTTGGTCAATGGTGGCTCAAACCCCAAGTCGAGTTTCTGGAAGCTGGTGCGGCACCTGGACCGGGTGGACGCTGTGCTGGTGACACACGCTGGTGCCGACAGCCTGCCAGGCCTCAACAGTCTACTGCGGCGCAAGTTGGCAGAGTGTGAGGAGGCTGCGGCTGGTGAAGGCTCTGGGGACGACAGGCTGCGCAGGCTTATCTCTCCGGGCTTGGGCGTCGTGTTCCTCAATGCCCGTGGGGCCACCTCTCGTCTGGTGCGTGGTGAGGATGAGGCGGAGCTGGCCCGGAGCCTGCTGGCTCGGCTGGGCATAGAACCCCTACCCCTGAGCCGTGGACCTATGCCAGCTGAGCCCACTGTGCTCTTCCAGAAAATGGGTGTCGGCCGGCTGGACATGTACGTGCTGCACCCACCCTCAGCTGGTGTTGAGTGCACATtggcttctgtgtgtgccctgctgGTGTGGCATCCCACAGGCCCCACCGAGAAGGTTGTGCGTGTGCTGTTCCCTGGCTGCACACCACCTGCCCGCCTCCTGGACAGCCTGGTCCGCCTGCAACACTTAGGGTTCTTGCGGGAACCTGTGGTGACTCCCCAAGACTTGACAGGGCCTCGGCGCACCCAGAGCAAGGAAAGTGTGAGCTCCCGGGATAGCTTGAGGAGAGAGGGCCGAACTATAGTGCCTTCCAGGCCTGCCCAGGAGCGCCCTGGGGTGGCCCGGAATGAGCCACCACGGGCTGAAGCCCCTCGCAGAGCTGAGAAGGAAGCTAGGCACCTCCGGGAGGTGAAGAAGAACCCCAAGCCAAGCGCCCCTCGGACCCAGCCCAGAGAGTTGCTTCGGGCATCCTCCACTGTGGTTAGCAGCAAGAAGACGAGTGCCCAGGCAGCCCCCAGGCCCCGAAGAGCACCCAACAGTCATCGCTTAGGCTCAGGTGTCCCATTGGCAGGGAATGGGCCTCGCAGCCCCCCTAGATTCCGGTGTGGAGAGGCCAGCCCCCCCACAGAGGTCTGCAGCTCCCCCGTCCCACAGCTGGTGGCCACACCCAGCCAAGGGAGCAGCCTGGAGCTGGGGCTGAGCTCCACAGGGAAGGACAGTGGCAGCTTCAAGACTCAGGAGCAGCTGGTGGCCAGTGGCACCCTCCCACCATGTACCCCACCAGCTGAAGCCCACCAGGGCCCCGCTCAGGGCAGTAGGCGGCTGTCACTGAGCCCactgaggggtggggaggcagggctggatGCCTCCCCCACAGTGACCACACCTTCCCTGCCCGCTGAGGTGGGCTCCCCACATTCTACAGAGGTAGATGagtccctgtctgtctcctttGAGCAGGTGCTGCCACCACCGCCTGTTCCCATGAGTGAGGCAGGGCTGAGCCTCCAATTTCGAGGCCCCCGGGTACGGCGCTCAGCCTCCCCGCATGATGTGGACCTGTGCTTAGTGTCACCCTGTGAGTTTGAGCACCGCAAGGCCATGCCACTGGCACCAGCCCCCACATCCCCTGGCAGCTCCAATGACAGCAGTGTCCGATCCCAGGAGCCAGCAGGTGCGCTGAGGGCTGAGGAGACTCCACCCACGTCTGTCAGTGAGTCCCTGCCAACACTGTCTGACTCTGACCCCCTGCCTGCTGCCCCTGGCACTGCAGACTCAGATGAAGACATGGAGGGTTTTGGGGTTTCTCGCCACAACCCACTACCCGACCCCCTCAAGGTCCCCCCACCATTGCCCACCCCACCTGGCATCTGCATGGTGGACCCCGAGCTGCTGCCCCCCGAACAGGCCCGGCTGACAGAGAACCTTGGCCGTAcccggaagtccctggttcgccccacccccagcacagccACCTCCAAACCCACTCCAGTAATCTCTGCCAAAACCAAGGGGCTGGCTGGTGGGAACCGGGCCAGTCGGCCACTCAGCGCCCGGAGTGAGTCCAGTGACAAGGGAGGTCAGACACTCCTGTCCAGAAAGTCCTCAGTCACCAAGACGACCACTAGAGGCCCATCCG GATCAACCAGCAGCCGGCCAGGTGGGTTGGAGGCCTCACCTGGCTCCCCTGTCTATCTTGACCTGGCCTACCTGCCCAGTGGAAGTAGTATCTGCCAGGTGGATGAGGAGTTCTTTCGGAGGGTGCGTGCGCTCTGCTACGTCATCAGCGGCCAGGACCAGCACAAAGAAGAGGGAATGCGGGCTGTTCTGGATGCACTGCTGGCCGGCAAACAGCAGTGGGATCGTGACCTCCAG GTGACCTTGATCCCCACCTTCGACTCAATGGCCATGCATGAGTGGTACGAGGAGACACATGCCCGGCACCAGGCGCTGGGTATCACGGTGCTGGGCAGTAACAGCACAGTATCTATGCAGGACGAGGCCTTCCCCGCTTGCAAGGTGGAGTTCTAg
- the MAP1S gene encoding microtubule-associated protein 1S isoform X3, which yields MAVAVAEAAAEAAGPWAAEAPSSLLLVVGGECSCPGLLNYVLEELERGLRSWDIDPSICSLDEQLKVFVSRHSATFSSIVKGQRSLHHRGDTLDTLVLLNPSDKSLCDELRNLLLDPAPHKLLVLAGPCLEETGELLLQTGGFSPHHFLQVLGDKEIRDLLASMPQHADLPKLTITCPTFGNWAQLAHEVSGLQGVLWLQLNPPVQRLAYEGLREFLEYVAESLELPSPFELLEPPSSVGFLRLARPCCYIFPGGLGDAAFFAVNGFTMLVNGGSNPKSSFWKLVRHLDRVDAVLVTHAGADSLPGLNSLLRRKLAECEEAAAGEGSGDDRLRRLISPGLGVVFLNARGATSRLVRGEDEAELARSLLARLGIEPLPLSRGPMPAEPTVLFQKMGVGRLDMYVLHPPSAGVECTLASVCALLVWHPTGPTEKVVRVLFPGCTPPARLLDSLVRLQHLGFLREPVVTPQDLTGPRRTQSKESVSSRDSLRREGRTIVPSRPAQERPGVARNEPPRAEAPRRAEKEARHLREVKKNPKPSAPRTQPRELLRASSTVVSSKKTSAQAAPRPRRAPNSHRLGSGVPLAGNGPRSPPRFRCGEASPPTEVCSSPVPQLVATPSQGSSLELGLSSTGKDSGSFKTQEQLVASGTLPPCTPPAEAHQGPAQGSRRLSLSPLRGGEAGLDASPTVTTPSLPAEVGSPHSTEVDESLSVSFEQVLPPPPVPMSEAGLSLQFRGPRVRRSASPHDVDLCLVSPCEFEHRKAMPLAPAPTSPGSSNDSSVRSQEPAGALRAEETPPTSVSESLPTLSDSDPLPAAPGTADSDEDMEGFGVSRHNPLPDPLKVPPPLPTPPGICMVDPELLPPEQARLTENLGRTRKSLVRPTPSTATSKPTPVISAKTKGLAGGNRASRPLSARSESSDKGGQTLLSRKSSVTKTTTRGPSVGMDGEAHCLFCLEEKQAVTS from the exons GCCAGCGCAGCCTGCACCACCGAGGAGACACTCTGGATACCctcgtcctcctgaacccatcagACAAGTCCCTATGTGATGAG CTTCGGAACCTACTCCTGGACCCTGCCCCTCATAAGCTTCTGGTGCTGGCTGGGCCCTGCTTGGAGGAGACAGGGGAACTGCTTCTTCAGACTGGGGGCTTCTCACCCCACCACTTCCTCCAGGTCCTGGGGGACAAAGAG ATCAGGGATCTCCTGGCTTCTATGCCCCAACATGCAGACCTGCCCAAGCTCACCATCACCTGCCCAACCTTCGGCAACTGGGCCCAACTGGCACATGAAGTGTCTGGCCTCCAGGGTGTGCTCTGGCTGCAGCTGAACCCACCAGTGCAGCGGCTGGCCTATGAGGGCCTACGTGAGTTCCTGGAGTATGTGGCTGAATCACTGGAACTACCATCCCCCTTCGAGCTGCTTGAGCCACCGTCGTCTGTGGGCTTCCTCAGGCTCGCCCGGCCTTGCTGCTACATCTTTCCTGGTGGCCTTGGGGATGCCGCCTTCTTTGCTGTCAATGGTTTCACCATGTTGGTCAATGGTGGCTCAAACCCCAAGTCGAGTTTCTGGAAGCTGGTGCGGCACCTGGACCGGGTGGACGCTGTGCTGGTGACACACGCTGGTGCCGACAGCCTGCCAGGCCTCAACAGTCTACTGCGGCGCAAGTTGGCAGAGTGTGAGGAGGCTGCGGCTGGTGAAGGCTCTGGGGACGACAGGCTGCGCAGGCTTATCTCTCCGGGCTTGGGCGTCGTGTTCCTCAATGCCCGTGGGGCCACCTCTCGTCTGGTGCGTGGTGAGGATGAGGCGGAGCTGGCCCGGAGCCTGCTGGCTCGGCTGGGCATAGAACCCCTACCCCTGAGCCGTGGACCTATGCCAGCTGAGCCCACTGTGCTCTTCCAGAAAATGGGTGTCGGCCGGCTGGACATGTACGTGCTGCACCCACCCTCAGCTGGTGTTGAGTGCACATtggcttctgtgtgtgccctgctgGTGTGGCATCCCACAGGCCCCACCGAGAAGGTTGTGCGTGTGCTGTTCCCTGGCTGCACACCACCTGCCCGCCTCCTGGACAGCCTGGTCCGCCTGCAACACTTAGGGTTCTTGCGGGAACCTGTGGTGACTCCCCAAGACTTGACAGGGCCTCGGCGCACCCAGAGCAAGGAAAGTGTGAGCTCCCGGGATAGCTTGAGGAGAGAGGGCCGAACTATAGTGCCTTCCAGGCCTGCCCAGGAGCGCCCTGGGGTGGCCCGGAATGAGCCACCACGGGCTGAAGCCCCTCGCAGAGCTGAGAAGGAAGCTAGGCACCTCCGGGAGGTGAAGAAGAACCCCAAGCCAAGCGCCCCTCGGACCCAGCCCAGAGAGTTGCTTCGGGCATCCTCCACTGTGGTTAGCAGCAAGAAGACGAGTGCCCAGGCAGCCCCCAGGCCCCGAAGAGCACCCAACAGTCATCGCTTAGGCTCAGGTGTCCCATTGGCAGGGAATGGGCCTCGCAGCCCCCCTAGATTCCGGTGTGGAGAGGCCAGCCCCCCCACAGAGGTCTGCAGCTCCCCCGTCCCACAGCTGGTGGCCACACCCAGCCAAGGGAGCAGCCTGGAGCTGGGGCTGAGCTCCACAGGGAAGGACAGTGGCAGCTTCAAGACTCAGGAGCAGCTGGTGGCCAGTGGCACCCTCCCACCATGTACCCCACCAGCTGAAGCCCACCAGGGCCCCGCTCAGGGCAGTAGGCGGCTGTCACTGAGCCCactgaggggtggggaggcagggctggatGCCTCCCCCACAGTGACCACACCTTCCCTGCCCGCTGAGGTGGGCTCCCCACATTCTACAGAGGTAGATGagtccctgtctgtctcctttGAGCAGGTGCTGCCACCACCGCCTGTTCCCATGAGTGAGGCAGGGCTGAGCCTCCAATTTCGAGGCCCCCGGGTACGGCGCTCAGCCTCCCCGCATGATGTGGACCTGTGCTTAGTGTCACCCTGTGAGTTTGAGCACCGCAAGGCCATGCCACTGGCACCAGCCCCCACATCCCCTGGCAGCTCCAATGACAGCAGTGTCCGATCCCAGGAGCCAGCAGGTGCGCTGAGGGCTGAGGAGACTCCACCCACGTCTGTCAGTGAGTCCCTGCCAACACTGTCTGACTCTGACCCCCTGCCTGCTGCCCCTGGCACTGCAGACTCAGATGAAGACATGGAGGGTTTTGGGGTTTCTCGCCACAACCCACTACCCGACCCCCTCAAGGTCCCCCCACCATTGCCCACCCCACCTGGCATCTGCATGGTGGACCCCGAGCTGCTGCCCCCCGAACAGGCCCGGCTGACAGAGAACCTTGGCCGTAcccggaagtccctggttcgccccacccccagcacagccACCTCCAAACCCACTCCAGTAATCTCTGCCAAAACCAAGGGGCTGGCTGGTGGGAACCGGGCCAGTCGGCCACTCAGCGCCCGGAGTGAGTCCAGTGACAAGGGAGGTCAGACACTCCTGTCCAGAAAGTCCTCAGTCACCAAGACGACCACTAGAGGCCCATCCG TTGGGATGGATGGAGAAGCTCACTGTTTGTTCTGCTTGGAAGAAAAGCAAGCAGTGACGAGCTGA
- the MAP1S gene encoding microtubule-associated protein 1S isoform X1, giving the protein MAVAVAEAAAEAAGPWAAEAPSSLLLVVGGECSCPGLLNYVLEELERGLRSWDIDPSICSLDEQLKVFVSRHSATFSSIVKGQRSLHHRGDTLDTLVLLNPSDKSLCDELRNLLLDPAPHKLLVLAGPCLEETGELLLQTGGFSPHHFLQVLGDKEIRDLLASMPQHADLPKLTITCPTFGNWAQLAHEVSGLQGVLWLQLNPPVQRLAYEGLREFLEYVAESLELPSPFELLEPPSSVGFLRLARPCCYIFPGGLGDAAFFAVNGFTMLVNGGSNPKSSFWKLVRHLDRVDAVLVTHAGADSLPGLNSLLRRKLAECEEAAAGEGSGDDRLRRLISPGLGVVFLNARGATSRLVRGEDEAELARSLLARLGIEPLPLSRGPMPAEPTVLFQKMGVGRLDMYVLHPPSAGVECTLASVCALLVWHPTGPTEKVVRVLFPGCTPPARLLDSLVRLQHLGFLREPVVTPQDLTGPRRTQSKESVSSRDSLRREGRTIVPSRPAQERPGVARNEPPRAEAPRRAEKEARHLREVKKNPKPSAPRTQPRELLRASSTVVSSKKTSAQAAPRPRRAPNSHRLGSGVPLAGNGPRSPPRFRCGEASPPTEVCSSPVPQLVATPSQGSSLELGLSSTGKDSGSFKTQEQLVASGTLPPCTPPAEAHQGPAQGSRRLSLSPLRGGEAGLDASPTVTTPSLPAEVGSPHSTEVDESLSVSFEQVLPPPPVPMSEAGLSLQFRGPRVRRSASPHDVDLCLVSPCEFEHRKAMPLAPAPTSPGSSNDSSVRSQEPAGALRAEETPPTSVSESLPTLSDSDPLPAAPGTADSDEDMEGFGVSRHNPLPDPLKVPPPLPTPPGICMVDPELLPPEQARLTENLGRTRKSLVRPTPSTATSKPTPVISAKTKGLAGGNRASRPLSARSESSDKGGQTLLSRKSSVTKTTTRGPSGKQPSPLHGKTAMNHMNNQGSTSSRPGGLEASPGSPVYLDLAYLPSGSSICQVDEEFFRRVRALCYVISGQDQHKEEGMRAVLDALLAGKQQWDRDLQVTLIPTFDSMAMHEWYEETHARHQALGITVLGSNSTVSMQDEAFPACKVEF; this is encoded by the exons GCCAGCGCAGCCTGCACCACCGAGGAGACACTCTGGATACCctcgtcctcctgaacccatcagACAAGTCCCTATGTGATGAG CTTCGGAACCTACTCCTGGACCCTGCCCCTCATAAGCTTCTGGTGCTGGCTGGGCCCTGCTTGGAGGAGACAGGGGAACTGCTTCTTCAGACTGGGGGCTTCTCACCCCACCACTTCCTCCAGGTCCTGGGGGACAAAGAG ATCAGGGATCTCCTGGCTTCTATGCCCCAACATGCAGACCTGCCCAAGCTCACCATCACCTGCCCAACCTTCGGCAACTGGGCCCAACTGGCACATGAAGTGTCTGGCCTCCAGGGTGTGCTCTGGCTGCAGCTGAACCCACCAGTGCAGCGGCTGGCCTATGAGGGCCTACGTGAGTTCCTGGAGTATGTGGCTGAATCACTGGAACTACCATCCCCCTTCGAGCTGCTTGAGCCACCGTCGTCTGTGGGCTTCCTCAGGCTCGCCCGGCCTTGCTGCTACATCTTTCCTGGTGGCCTTGGGGATGCCGCCTTCTTTGCTGTCAATGGTTTCACCATGTTGGTCAATGGTGGCTCAAACCCCAAGTCGAGTTTCTGGAAGCTGGTGCGGCACCTGGACCGGGTGGACGCTGTGCTGGTGACACACGCTGGTGCCGACAGCCTGCCAGGCCTCAACAGTCTACTGCGGCGCAAGTTGGCAGAGTGTGAGGAGGCTGCGGCTGGTGAAGGCTCTGGGGACGACAGGCTGCGCAGGCTTATCTCTCCGGGCTTGGGCGTCGTGTTCCTCAATGCCCGTGGGGCCACCTCTCGTCTGGTGCGTGGTGAGGATGAGGCGGAGCTGGCCCGGAGCCTGCTGGCTCGGCTGGGCATAGAACCCCTACCCCTGAGCCGTGGACCTATGCCAGCTGAGCCCACTGTGCTCTTCCAGAAAATGGGTGTCGGCCGGCTGGACATGTACGTGCTGCACCCACCCTCAGCTGGTGTTGAGTGCACATtggcttctgtgtgtgccctgctgGTGTGGCATCCCACAGGCCCCACCGAGAAGGTTGTGCGTGTGCTGTTCCCTGGCTGCACACCACCTGCCCGCCTCCTGGACAGCCTGGTCCGCCTGCAACACTTAGGGTTCTTGCGGGAACCTGTGGTGACTCCCCAAGACTTGACAGGGCCTCGGCGCACCCAGAGCAAGGAAAGTGTGAGCTCCCGGGATAGCTTGAGGAGAGAGGGCCGAACTATAGTGCCTTCCAGGCCTGCCCAGGAGCGCCCTGGGGTGGCCCGGAATGAGCCACCACGGGCTGAAGCCCCTCGCAGAGCTGAGAAGGAAGCTAGGCACCTCCGGGAGGTGAAGAAGAACCCCAAGCCAAGCGCCCCTCGGACCCAGCCCAGAGAGTTGCTTCGGGCATCCTCCACTGTGGTTAGCAGCAAGAAGACGAGTGCCCAGGCAGCCCCCAGGCCCCGAAGAGCACCCAACAGTCATCGCTTAGGCTCAGGTGTCCCATTGGCAGGGAATGGGCCTCGCAGCCCCCCTAGATTCCGGTGTGGAGAGGCCAGCCCCCCCACAGAGGTCTGCAGCTCCCCCGTCCCACAGCTGGTGGCCACACCCAGCCAAGGGAGCAGCCTGGAGCTGGGGCTGAGCTCCACAGGGAAGGACAGTGGCAGCTTCAAGACTCAGGAGCAGCTGGTGGCCAGTGGCACCCTCCCACCATGTACCCCACCAGCTGAAGCCCACCAGGGCCCCGCTCAGGGCAGTAGGCGGCTGTCACTGAGCCCactgaggggtggggaggcagggctggatGCCTCCCCCACAGTGACCACACCTTCCCTGCCCGCTGAGGTGGGCTCCCCACATTCTACAGAGGTAGATGagtccctgtctgtctcctttGAGCAGGTGCTGCCACCACCGCCTGTTCCCATGAGTGAGGCAGGGCTGAGCCTCCAATTTCGAGGCCCCCGGGTACGGCGCTCAGCCTCCCCGCATGATGTGGACCTGTGCTTAGTGTCACCCTGTGAGTTTGAGCACCGCAAGGCCATGCCACTGGCACCAGCCCCCACATCCCCTGGCAGCTCCAATGACAGCAGTGTCCGATCCCAGGAGCCAGCAGGTGCGCTGAGGGCTGAGGAGACTCCACCCACGTCTGTCAGTGAGTCCCTGCCAACACTGTCTGACTCTGACCCCCTGCCTGCTGCCCCTGGCACTGCAGACTCAGATGAAGACATGGAGGGTTTTGGGGTTTCTCGCCACAACCCACTACCCGACCCCCTCAAGGTCCCCCCACCATTGCCCACCCCACCTGGCATCTGCATGGTGGACCCCGAGCTGCTGCCCCCCGAACAGGCCCGGCTGACAGAGAACCTTGGCCGTAcccggaagtccctggttcgccccacccccagcacagccACCTCCAAACCCACTCCAGTAATCTCTGCCAAAACCAAGGGGCTGGCTGGTGGGAACCGGGCCAGTCGGCCACTCAGCGCCCGGAGTGAGTCCAGTGACAAGGGAGGTCAGACACTCCTGTCCAGAAAGTCCTCAGTCACCAAGACGACCACTAGAGGCCCATCCG GAAAGCAACCTTCTCCCTTACATGGAAAGACTGCCATGAACCACATGAATAATCAAG GATCAACCAGCAGCCGGCCAGGTGGGTTGGAGGCCTCACCTGGCTCCCCTGTCTATCTTGACCTGGCCTACCTGCCCAGTGGAAGTAGTATCTGCCAGGTGGATGAGGAGTTCTTTCGGAGGGTGCGTGCGCTCTGCTACGTCATCAGCGGCCAGGACCAGCACAAAGAAGAGGGAATGCGGGCTGTTCTGGATGCACTGCTGGCCGGCAAACAGCAGTGGGATCGTGACCTCCAG GTGACCTTGATCCCCACCTTCGACTCAATGGCCATGCATGAGTGGTACGAGGAGACACATGCCCGGCACCAGGCGCTGGGTATCACGGTGCTGGGCAGTAACAGCACAGTATCTATGCAGGACGAGGCCTTCCCCGCTTGCAAGGTGGAGTTCTAg